One Triticum dicoccoides isolate Atlit2015 ecotype Zavitan chromosome 4B, WEW_v2.0, whole genome shotgun sequence genomic window carries:
- the LOC119293586 gene encoding uncharacterized protein LOC119293586, giving the protein MEETPPPFHLTTTSVTRSRTHPPIHFRRRPAGEAPPSTPETASASSVAGGHARACELFSQSHGDTWPSFYSRRYNVATIARGVASRIVRIVSAENFIKRTRSYMMSE; this is encoded by the exons ATGGAGGAAACCCCACCGCCATTCCACCTCACCACTACCTCTGTCACTCGAAGCCGCACCCATCCGCCCATTCACTTTCGTCGAAGACCCGCCGGAGAAGCGCCACCATCGACGCCTGAGACCGCCTCCGCGTCCTCTGTTGCTGGTGGGCACGCGCGCGCATGTGAACTCTTCAGCCAATCGCACGGCGACACGTGGCCATCCTTCTACAGTAGACGCTACAACGTCGCTACA ATTGCTCGGGGCGTGGCGAGTAGAATTGTCAGGATTGTGAGTGCGGAGAACTTCATCAAACGTACCAG ATCTTATATGATGAGTGAGTGA